A portion of the Microbacterium hominis genome contains these proteins:
- a CDS encoding DUF885 domain-containing protein — translation MSESRTPTPIDQIADAWVDTLAELEPMLATYIGRSEHNHRFGDQSPEGHARLADAARGTLTALQAASPVDDIDAVTQDDLSRELQLHLDLHEAKWHLRDLNVIASPAQELRSVFDLMPTDTADDWATVSTRLKALPEAIDGYIATLREGIREGIVPARRQVEEVVTQIARYTADTGFFASFAANAAPADGQLPASLARDLADSAGAARVAYDALAAFLGGELAPAAHEKDAVGRELYALHSRRFLGAEIDLDETYEWGVEELARMVAEQESIADEILPGASVAEAVAFLEKDAARKLHGTEALQKWMQETSDRAVEELGRTHFDIAEPIRKLECMIAPTQEGGIYYTGPTDDFSRPGRMWWSVPEGVTEFDTWRELTTVYHEGVPGHHLQIAQAVYNRAQLNSWRRLLGGTSGHAEGWALYAERLMEQLGYLDDPADRLGMLDGQRMRAARVALDLGVHLEKPRPDGEGTWDAAYALEFMRANVNMPDEFVRFEVNRYLGWPGQAPSYKVGQRIWEQLRDELAEREGTAFSIKQFHKRALDIGGVGLDTLRAALLR, via the coding sequence ATGAGTGAATCCCGCACCCCCACGCCGATCGACCAGATCGCCGACGCGTGGGTCGACACCCTCGCCGAGCTCGAACCGATGCTCGCGACCTACATCGGCCGCTCGGAGCACAACCACCGCTTCGGCGACCAGTCACCCGAAGGCCACGCCCGGCTGGCCGACGCCGCACGCGGCACCCTCACAGCGCTGCAGGCCGCGTCCCCGGTCGACGACATCGACGCCGTCACCCAGGACGACCTCTCGCGCGAGCTGCAGCTGCACCTGGACCTCCACGAGGCGAAGTGGCACCTGCGCGACCTGAACGTCATCGCCTCGCCGGCGCAGGAGCTGCGCTCGGTCTTCGACCTGATGCCCACCGACACCGCGGACGACTGGGCGACCGTCTCGACGCGCCTGAAGGCGCTGCCGGAGGCGATCGACGGCTACATCGCCACGCTGCGCGAGGGCATCCGCGAGGGGATCGTCCCCGCACGTCGCCAGGTCGAGGAGGTCGTCACCCAGATCGCGCGCTACACCGCCGACACCGGGTTCTTCGCCTCCTTCGCCGCCAACGCGGCCCCCGCCGACGGACAGCTGCCGGCATCCCTCGCCCGTGACCTCGCCGACAGCGCGGGGGCGGCCCGCGTCGCCTACGACGCGTTGGCGGCCTTCCTCGGCGGCGAGCTCGCCCCCGCCGCGCACGAGAAGGACGCCGTCGGTCGCGAGCTCTACGCGCTGCACTCGCGCCGCTTCCTCGGCGCCGAGATCGACCTCGACGAAACCTATGAGTGGGGCGTCGAGGAGCTTGCCCGCATGGTCGCGGAGCAGGAGTCGATCGCCGATGAGATCCTGCCGGGAGCATCGGTGGCCGAGGCGGTCGCCTTCCTGGAGAAGGATGCCGCGCGCAAGCTCCACGGCACCGAGGCCCTCCAGAAGTGGATGCAGGAGACCAGCGACCGCGCCGTGGAGGAGCTCGGCCGCACCCACTTCGACATCGCGGAGCCGATCCGCAAGCTCGAGTGCATGATCGCCCCGACGCAGGAAGGCGGCATCTACTACACGGGTCCGACCGACGACTTCTCGCGTCCGGGCCGCATGTGGTGGTCGGTGCCCGAGGGCGTCACCGAGTTCGACACGTGGCGCGAACTGACCACCGTCTACCACGAGGGCGTCCCGGGTCACCACCTGCAGATCGCCCAGGCCGTGTACAACCGCGCACAGCTCAACTCCTGGCGTCGCCTTCTGGGCGGCACCAGCGGCCACGCCGAAGGCTGGGCCCTGTACGCCGAGCGCCTCATGGAGCAGCTCGGCTACCTCGACGACCCGGCCGACCGCCTGGGCATGCTCGACGGCCAGCGCATGCGCGCCGCCCGCGTCGCGCTCGACCTGGGCGTGCACCTGGAGAAGCCGCGTCCCGACGGCGAAGGCACGTGGGATGCCGCGTACGCGCTGGAGTTCATGCGCGCGAACGTGAACATGCCCGACGAGTTCGTGCGCTTCGAGGTCAACCGCTACCTCGGCTGGCCCGGACAGGCCCCGTCGTACAAGGTGGGTCAGCGCATCTGGGAGCAGCTGCGCGACGAGCTCGCCGAGCGCGAGGGCACCGCGTTCTCGATCAAGCAGTTCCACAAGCGCGCGCTCGACATCGGCGGCGTGGGGCTCGACACCCTGCGCGCCGCGCTGCTGCGCTGA
- a CDS encoding phosphoribosyltransferase, translating to MSLFADRIEAGDVLAAALARWRGVDAVVLGIPRGGVVVAARVAAALDLRLGAVVVRKLGAPRREEYAVGAIAPGVRVVDERALRREGVTSAALSAIEERERAELERRTRAFGATGARDPAGTVIVVDDGIATGATAEAACRSLRAAGTRHLVLAVPVAPRTYEPARSIADEFVCPHRMDPFWAVGSFYDDFRQTEDEEVARLLAGDLPD from the coding sequence GTGTCGCTGTTCGCGGACCGGATCGAGGCCGGAGACGTCCTCGCCGCGGCGCTCGCGCGCTGGCGCGGCGTCGATGCGGTCGTGCTCGGCATCCCGCGCGGCGGGGTCGTCGTGGCCGCGCGCGTCGCCGCCGCTCTCGATCTGCGCCTGGGCGCCGTGGTGGTGCGCAAGCTCGGGGCGCCGAGGCGGGAGGAGTACGCCGTCGGTGCGATCGCGCCCGGAGTGCGGGTCGTCGATGAGCGGGCCCTGCGCCGGGAGGGGGTGACCTCCGCCGCGCTGTCGGCGATCGAGGAGCGCGAGCGCGCCGAGCTCGAGCGCCGGACGCGGGCGTTCGGAGCCACCGGTGCCCGCGACCCGGCGGGCACCGTGATCGTCGTCGATGACGGCATCGCCACCGGCGCCACGGCCGAAGCCGCATGCCGATCGCTGCGCGCTGCCGGCACGCGTCACCTCGTGCTGGCCGTGCCCGTGGCACCGCGCACCTACGAGCCCGCGCGATCGATCGCCGACGAGTTCGTCTGCCCCCACCGCATGGATCCGTTCTGGGCGGTCGGCTCCTTCTACGACGACTTCCGTCAGACAGAAGACGAGGAGGTCGCCCGGCTTCTCGCGGGCGACCTCCCGGACTGA